From Treponema vincentii F0403, the proteins below share one genomic window:
- a CDS encoding HD-GYP domain-containing protein, producing the protein MYKLMLNGLLQASMLKDNDTGNHAERLNYYCQEFAEYLFSLHQYPQITPDFVDNISFLAAIHDIGKIGTPDYILQKQSKLTGIEWEVMKEHTINGALIVSSYPIAMAKEITLSHHERWDGSGYPFKLEGEMIPLSARIVAIADVYDALRMKRPYKESLSHDETVQYIFDNAGKHFDPLLVTHFKKIHHAFDRVWQTLKDEQEHSGEAASEAV; encoded by the coding sequence ATGTACAAATTGATGCTGAACGGTTTGTTGCAAGCTTCAATGCTGAAAGATAACGATACCGGAAACCATGCAGAACGGCTCAATTATTATTGTCAAGAGTTTGCCGAATATCTGTTTTCGCTTCATCAATATCCGCAAATTACACCGGATTTTGTTGATAATATTTCCTTTTTGGCTGCTATTCATGATATAGGTAAAATCGGTACGCCCGATTATATTCTACAAAAACAGAGTAAACTGACCGGTATTGAATGGGAAGTTATGAAGGAACATACGATAAACGGAGCGCTCATTGTGTCATCCTATCCTATCGCGATGGCAAAGGAAATAACGTTAAGCCATCACGAACGGTGGGACGGCAGCGGATATCCGTTTAAACTGGAAGGGGAGATGATCCCTCTTTCCGCGCGAATTGTAGCCATAGCCGATGTCTATGATGCGCTGCGCATGAAGCGTCCTTATAAAGAAAGTTTGTCTCATGACGAAACGGTGCAATATATTTTTGATAATGCAGGAAAACATTTCGACCCGCTATTGGTAACGCATTTTAAAAAGATTCACCATGCGTTTGATAGGGTGTGGCAAACTCTGAAAGATGAACAGGAGCATTCGGGAGAAGCCGCTTCCGAAGCGGTGTAA
- the tsaB gene encoding tRNA (adenosine(37)-N6)-threonylcarbamoyltransferase complex dimerization subunit type 1 TsaB — MNILAIDTLSSTLSVAAQGPNGLVTQSFTGNGPSHAERLLPLIDAAVTAAGFTAADTETVLAPEGPGSFTGLRLGFATAKALQLSGNCCFIPIPTLPCIASQYEAWNGNIAVVIDAKRERFYAQLFKNGAPVTEAFDKTAVDLLPYFSENEEWLVTGYGTSAFKHTDAISQSSIRFRFIEADPLSFAYSMITYMQKYGNVLKNAADYAGPQYIRKSDAEKD; from the coding sequence ATGAATATACTCGCAATAGATACCCTCTCTTCGACTCTTTCCGTTGCGGCTCAAGGGCCGAACGGTTTGGTTACACAATCTTTTACCGGCAACGGTCCATCCCATGCGGAACGGCTGCTTCCCCTTATCGATGCGGCCGTAACAGCTGCAGGGTTTACTGCTGCCGATACGGAAACGGTATTAGCGCCCGAAGGGCCGGGTTCTTTTACCGGTTTGCGACTTGGATTTGCGACGGCAAAAGCATTACAGCTAAGCGGCAATTGCTGCTTTATCCCCATTCCAACGCTCCCATGCATCGCATCGCAGTATGAGGCGTGGAACGGAAATATTGCCGTAGTGATAGACGCAAAACGAGAACGCTTTTATGCCCAACTTTTTAAAAACGGAGCGCCGGTAACGGAGGCTTTTGACAAAACGGCGGTAGATTTGCTCCCGTACTTTTCGGAAAACGAAGAATGGCTGGTTACCGGCTACGGAACGTCTGCATTCAAACATACGGACGCAATTTCACAAAGTAGTATCCGCTTTCGGTTTATTGAGGCGGATCCCCTCTCTTTTGCATATTCGATGATAACGTATATGCAAAAGTACGGTAATGTACTGAAGAATGCTGCAGACTATGCGGGGCCTCAGTATATTCGGAAGAGCGATGCGGAAAAGGATTAA
- a CDS encoding RluA family pseudouridine synthase: MCKESPRIYFEDDYCAVVYKLNGENAQTFFTPLFPHKPFIAPVNRLDTPVSGIMLLAFSAQAQTLLSQAFKIGSVEKEYWAICERTAADTTEEEPGIHRLEHWLGFRNKTQKAFIGAKPTGISKPDKTEKRNDTATLKKAVLYWTLCGKGDRYDFIRISPETGRTHQIRVQMAAAGHPIKGDLKYGARRSETGGGIRLHSYKLSFIHPVTHQNITVEAPPMQGDNLWQACTAACLANTERRP; this comes from the coding sequence ATGTGTAAAGAAAGTCCCCGTATCTATTTTGAAGATGATTACTGCGCTGTTGTGTATAAGCTAAACGGAGAAAACGCCCAAACGTTTTTTACACCGCTTTTTCCTCATAAACCGTTTATCGCTCCGGTTAATAGGCTGGATACTCCCGTATCGGGGATTATGCTGCTGGCTTTTTCCGCACAAGCACAAACGCTGCTTTCCCAAGCTTTTAAAATCGGTTCGGTAGAAAAAGAATATTGGGCAATATGCGAACGGACTGCGGCAGATACCACCGAGGAGGAGCCGGGTATCCACCGATTGGAGCATTGGCTCGGCTTCCGGAATAAAACGCAAAAGGCCTTTATCGGCGCAAAGCCTACCGGCATATCAAAGCCTGACAAAACCGAAAAACGGAATGATACAGCAACGCTTAAAAAAGCCGTTTTATATTGGACATTGTGCGGAAAAGGCGATCGGTACGATTTTATCCGTATCAGTCCGGAAACGGGGCGCACGCACCAGATTAGGGTACAGATGGCGGCCGCCGGACATCCCATCAAGGGAGACTTAAAATACGGCGCGCGGCGCAGCGAAACGGGGGGCGGCATACGCCTGCATTCCTACAAGCTGTCGTTTATCCATCCGGTTACGCATCAAAACATCACCGTTGAAGCGCCGCCCATGCAGGGAGACAACCTCTGGCAGGCCTGTACGGCAGCCTGTCTTGCAAATACGGAGCGGCGGCCATGA
- the trmB gene encoding tRNA (guanosine(46)-N7)-methyltransferase TrmB — protein sequence MTEAQKKAYAEYAPRWCIPYGTQQLSFTELFANDHPVIIEIGFGMGVATAEIAAQHPEINYIGIEVFQAGVGKLLNEIERRGLKNIRIIEHDAIEVLENMIPDASIVGFHIFFPDPWQKKKHHKRRLLRRPRTDLLTKKMQKNGYLYMVTDWYDYAEDAFTELSATEGLCSKYEGFAPPQSWRPKTKFEQKGLNKAHPITELMFIRPAHDRVNAHQAVF from the coding sequence ATAACCGAAGCCCAAAAAAAGGCTTACGCGGAATATGCGCCGCGCTGGTGCATCCCCTACGGAACGCAACAACTTTCTTTTACGGAACTGTTTGCAAACGATCATCCGGTTATCATCGAAATAGGATTCGGCATGGGCGTTGCAACAGCCGAAATCGCGGCACAGCATCCCGAAATCAACTATATCGGCATTGAAGTTTTTCAAGCGGGGGTTGGGAAGCTTTTGAATGAAATCGAACGGCGCGGCCTTAAAAATATCCGCATTATCGAACATGACGCTATCGAAGTATTGGAAAATATGATCCCCGATGCATCTATTGTAGGATTCCATATTTTTTTCCCGGATCCGTGGCAAAAGAAAAAGCATCATAAGCGGCGACTGCTCCGCCGTCCCAGAACCGACTTGCTGACCAAAAAGATGCAGAAAAACGGCTACCTCTATATGGTAACCGATTGGTACGACTATGCGGAGGACGCCTTTACCGAACTTTCGGCCACCGAAGGGCTGTGCTCAAAATATGAAGGATTCGCCCCGCCGCAATCATGGCGCCCCAAGACCAAATTCGAGCAAAAAGGCCTCAACAAGGCACACCCAATCACCGAACTGATGTTTATCCGACCTGCACACGACAGGGTAAACGCGCATCAGGCCGTTTTTTAG
- a CDS encoding flagellar hook-associated protein 3 produces MQRISSNMQHSDSSYSVRRQESRLHKVNSQLSTQRRIQQLRDDPIAAGHSVRYKSLLTRLDRFEKNAKTLNDQYKVAEAPMQSALSIMQRLRELSVAGATGTYTDSDLKKMAPEVDELLYELVQTANSFSADGTRLFAGTKSFTEPFEVVMGDIDGAGSAVITNVRYNGSIDTKQVESDELSFMDANQAGNRVFWAERQTLFSATDARNFIVQQDSAIEVDGVTIPLIAGDNVYAIMSKINSSGAAVKASLDPVTNGMNIETTDARQLWLRDAGEGTVLSSLGLVKPQQRPPYNLADSVRVSGGSLFDAVIAMRNAMYAGDHESLGGKVLGSVDGAIENLTARLAENGSRYERAEAALARLNMQIPNVTGAESREADLDLTQAISDLKMYEYTHQASLSTVGNLYKNTLLNYLR; encoded by the coding sequence ATGCAACGGATTAGTTCAAATATGCAGCATTCGGACAGCAGCTATTCGGTGCGGAGACAGGAAAGCAGGCTGCACAAGGTAAACAGTCAACTCAGCACGCAGCGGCGCATCCAGCAGCTCCGCGACGATCCTATCGCTGCCGGACATTCGGTGCGTTATAAATCGTTGCTTACCCGGCTTGACCGCTTTGAAAAAAACGCTAAAACACTTAACGATCAATATAAGGTTGCGGAGGCGCCGATGCAGAGCGCGCTCAGCATTATGCAGCGGCTCCGTGAGCTTTCCGTCGCGGGGGCTACCGGTACCTATACCGATTCGGATCTTAAAAAGATGGCGCCCGAAGTAGATGAGCTGTTATACGAGCTGGTACAAACGGCAAACAGCTTTAGCGCAGACGGCACTCGCCTTTTTGCCGGTACCAAGAGCTTTACCGAACCTTTTGAGGTTGTGATGGGCGACATAGACGGCGCGGGTTCCGCGGTGATTACCAATGTGCGCTATAACGGTTCCATCGATACCAAACAGGTGGAAAGCGATGAGCTTTCGTTTATGGATGCAAATCAGGCAGGAAACCGTGTTTTCTGGGCGGAGCGGCAAACGCTCTTTTCCGCAACCGATGCACGGAACTTTATTGTGCAGCAGGACAGCGCCATCGAGGTAGACGGGGTAACTATCCCGCTCATCGCAGGCGATAACGTCTATGCGATTATGTCAAAGATCAACAGTTCCGGCGCAGCGGTTAAAGCCTCGCTTGATCCGGTTACCAACGGCATGAACATCGAAACCACCGATGCCCGTCAGCTTTGGCTGCGCGATGCCGGAGAGGGAACGGTGTTATCATCGCTGGGACTGGTGAAACCGCAGCAGCGGCCACCGTACAATCTTGCCGATTCCGTGCGTGTGTCGGGCGGTTCGCTTTTTGATGCGGTAATCGCTATGCGCAACGCAATGTATGCGGGCGACCATGAATCGCTCGGCGGCAAAGTGCTCGGCAGCGTGGACGGGGCTATCGAAAACCTCACGGCGCGGCTTGCGGAAAACGGTTCCCGCTATGAGCGCGCGGAAGCGGCGCTCGCCCGCTTGAATATGCAGATACCCAATGTAACGGGGGCGGAATCGCGCGAGGCGGATTTGGATTTGACACAAGCTATTTCCGATCTTAAAATGTATGAGTATACTCATCAGGCATCGTTAAGCACGGTCGGCAATTTATATAAGAATACGCTGCTCAATTACTTGAGATAG
- a CDS encoding 2-oxo acid dehydrogenase subunit E2 produces the protein MATQKPEQNLKKTVGSASIKRRFGDRTEGRRIRSIDPMTVVAPFIMPSRIGAQNLFQDSINVAAIEHFVHKKRAEGLIGFGIMHVVIAAYVRTISQRPGINRFLSGLRLYARHNIEVVMAIKKEMTLEAEETMMKFFFDRSTTVTDVYTKMTHQIEEYRNTRKEKESAFDKIARQLGFMPNFQLRAVVAFLNWLDFHNLLPERLRLLSPFHCSVVFSSMGSIGIKPIFHHLYDFGNAPVFITFSAMRRSQEIARDGTVTNIRNLDLTVTTDERICDGFYYASAFHELHKYLENPELLEQPPEQIIYDIE, from the coding sequence ATGGCAACACAGAAACCTGAACAAAACCTTAAGAAAACAGTAGGCTCCGCCTCAATTAAACGGCGCTTTGGCGATAGGACCGAAGGCCGACGTATCCGTTCGATAGACCCGATGACGGTTGTAGCTCCTTTTATTATGCCGTCCAGAATCGGTGCCCAAAATTTATTCCAAGACAGTATCAATGTAGCGGCAATTGAGCATTTTGTGCATAAAAAAAGAGCGGAAGGCCTTATCGGTTTCGGAATCATGCACGTAGTAATTGCTGCGTATGTGCGGACAATATCCCAGCGGCCGGGTATTAATCGATTTTTGAGCGGCTTAAGGCTTTATGCCCGGCATAACATAGAAGTTGTGATGGCTATCAAGAAAGAAATGACGCTGGAAGCCGAAGAAACTATGATGAAGTTTTTCTTTGACCGGAGTACAACCGTTACCGATGTGTATACAAAGATGACACACCAAATAGAAGAATACCGCAATACACGAAAAGAGAAAGAAAGCGCTTTTGATAAAATCGCACGACAACTCGGATTTATGCCGAACTTTCAGTTACGGGCGGTGGTCGCCTTTCTGAATTGGCTCGACTTTCATAATTTGCTGCCCGAACGGCTCAGACTGCTTAGTCCATTTCACTGTTCCGTAGTTTTTTCTTCGATGGGCTCGATCGGAATTAAACCGATATTCCACCATTTATATGATTTTGGGAATGCCCCTGTGTTTATCACTTTCAGCGCAATGAGGAGATCGCAAGAAATTGCGCGGGACGGCACCGTTACCAATATACGGAACCTTGACCTCACTGTTACGACCGACGAGCGCATTTGCGACGGATTTTACTATGCATCCGCTTTCCATGAATTGCATAAATACCTTGAAAATCCCGAACTACTTGAGCAACCGCCCGAACAGATTATCTATGACATCGAATAG
- the csrA gene encoding carbon storage regulator CsrA produces MLILSRKTNQKIRVGDSIEITVIEVRGDQVKIGVEAPRSVKVFREEIYDEIQRENKAALATGNIDSLAQLGLK; encoded by the coding sequence ATGCTAATTCTTTCCCGAAAAACAAATCAAAAAATCCGCGTCGGCGATTCAATAGAAATTACCGTGATTGAAGTACGGGGAGACCAGGTAAAAATCGGTGTCGAAGCCCCCCGCTCCGTCAAGGTATTCCGCGAAGAAATTTACGACGAAATCCAGCGTGAAAACAAAGCGGCGCTCGCTACCGGCAACATCGACTCCCTTGCTCAGCTTGGGTTAAAGTAG
- the tsaE gene encoding tRNA (adenosine(37)-N6)-threonylcarbamoyltransferase complex ATPase subunit type 1 TsaE, translating to MIYRTKTVDETINFGRALGRLLHAGDVLALQGTLAAGKTQLTKGIAQGLDISEAVTSPTFTIISEYYGRLPLYHVDVYRLNSPEDFLDLGVEDMLYGQGVCIIEWSEKVLSELPARTILIHIKAEEDSSRTITIINWPYQTDSLTEYEVAP from the coding sequence ATGATATACAGAACGAAAACAGTAGACGAGACTATCAATTTTGGACGGGCTTTAGGCCGTTTGCTTCATGCCGGCGATGTTCTTGCATTACAAGGAACACTCGCAGCCGGAAAAACGCAGCTGACAAAGGGCATTGCGCAAGGGCTTGATATTTCCGAAGCCGTTACCAGTCCAACCTTCACTATCATATCGGAATATTACGGCCGCCTTCCGCTTTATCATGTTGACGTATATCGGCTAAACTCTCCGGAAGATTTTTTAGACCTCGGCGTTGAAGATATGCTGTACGGTCAAGGCGTTTGTATTATCGAATGGAGTGAAAAAGTCCTGTCGGAATTGCCGGCGCGTACCATCCTTATTCATATCAAGGCTGAAGAAGATTCAAGCAGAACAATTACTATCATAAACTGGCCGTATCAAACGGACAGCTTAACCGAATATGAGGTAGCACCATGA
- the flgK gene encoding flagellar hook-associated protein FlgK, translating to MSTFASIELGKRSLFAHQQSIQTAGHNISNSSTEGYTRQRVQLDSYEPLYRPDLSRAETPGQIGQGVAVSSITRLRDELLDQRIVAQTDQQGYWETRDSYIYMLEQLYNEPEDTSVRTRLDQFWDSWQELSVYPESTAARSAVATRAKTLTDSVHHQYRGLQGIRDMINGDIEARVKQVNSFTRQIAALNEEIVKVKAMGDNPNDLMDKRDVLTEKLADLISISVEKVDADESYIIYSDGMELVQGRTFRTFGLESGTANEGYANVVWEDSGNLAHFTGGRLAALIELRDGDVRDEIKKLDTMAMNFVDLVNDIHRNAMGLNGKTGIDFFKEQYFINNTVGNFDRNGDGEYDSSYIFRLTGAYSLDPREQIGLEGTLTLSAGTGTVQVPYASTDMVADLVDRINRSGAEVVAYLDQNNKLVLKGTAAEDTGNPDFVIRHVEDSGRFLAGYAGVLTGSGAENAYDWQQPDAVNVLSQEGAQYAVSPIAHPSGWMEINPVVVSDLQNIAAGYPSPEGIPYPGDNRAAVAIAKIRNTPVMVGNTRTFDEFFAEAVTDMGLKGEQSELALNTQTAIGKELRDMRDSISGVNIDEELADIIKFQHGYNATARFVAAVNEMLDTVINRLGV from the coding sequence ATGTCTACATTTGCTTCGATAGAATTGGGAAAACGCAGTTTATTTGCACACCAGCAGTCCATTCAAACTGCCGGTCATAACATATCGAACTCATCCACGGAAGGATATACCCGCCAGCGTGTGCAGCTCGATTCTTACGAGCCGCTCTACCGTCCCGACCTTTCACGGGCGGAAACTCCCGGACAAATCGGACAGGGCGTTGCCGTCAGCTCCATTACCCGCCTGCGCGACGAGCTTTTGGATCAGCGGATTGTCGCCCAAACCGATCAGCAGGGCTATTGGGAAACGCGCGATTCCTACATCTATATGCTGGAACAGCTCTATAACGAACCGGAGGATACCTCGGTACGGACGCGGCTCGATCAGTTTTGGGATTCATGGCAGGAGCTGTCTGTCTATCCCGAATCAACGGCGGCGCGCAGTGCGGTCGCTACCCGCGCAAAAACGTTGACCGATTCCGTACATCATCAGTATCGGGGCTTGCAGGGTATTAGAGACATGATCAACGGCGACATCGAAGCGCGGGTCAAGCAGGTAAATTCTTTTACCCGACAGATTGCCGCGCTCAATGAAGAGATCGTGAAGGTCAAAGCGATGGGAGACAATCCCAACGACTTGATGGATAAGCGCGACGTATTAACCGAAAAGCTCGCCGACCTTATCTCCATCTCCGTAGAGAAGGTGGATGCCGACGAATCCTATATCATCTACTCGGACGGTATGGAGTTGGTGCAAGGACGGACATTCCGCACCTTCGGACTTGAAAGCGGCACCGCAAACGAAGGTTATGCCAATGTCGTTTGGGAAGATTCCGGCAACCTTGCGCACTTTACCGGAGGCAGACTCGCCGCCCTTATCGAACTGCGCGACGGAGATGTCCGTGACGAGATCAAGAAACTCGATACGATGGCGATGAACTTTGTCGATCTGGTGAACGACATCCACCGCAATGCGATGGGCTTAAACGGAAAAACCGGTATCGATTTTTTTAAAGAACAATATTTTATCAATAATACGGTCGGAAATTTTGACCGGAACGGCGACGGCGAATACGATTCTTCGTATATTTTCCGTTTAACCGGCGCATACAGCCTTGACCCGCGTGAACAGATCGGATTGGAAGGGACATTGACGCTTTCCGCAGGAACGGGGACGGTTCAAGTACCTTATGCTTCTACCGATATGGTCGCAGACCTCGTAGACCGCATTAACCGTTCCGGCGCCGAAGTGGTTGCCTATCTCGACCAAAACAACAAACTCGTGCTTAAGGGTACGGCGGCGGAAGATACGGGGAATCCCGACTTTGTTATCAGACACGTAGAGGATTCGGGACGCTTTTTAGCGGGATACGCCGGCGTGCTTACCGGAAGCGGCGCGGAAAACGCCTATGACTGGCAACAGCCCGATGCGGTGAACGTACTGTCGCAAGAAGGCGCCCAGTATGCGGTTTCCCCCATTGCGCACCCCTCCGGTTGGATGGAAATCAATCCGGTTGTCGTAAGCGATTTACAAAATATCGCCGCCGGTTACCCCAGTCCTGAAGGCATCCCCTACCCCGGAGACAACCGCGCCGCCGTCGCTATCGCAAAGATACGGAATACGCCGGTTATGGTGGGCAACACCCGCACCTTCGACGAATTCTTCGCCGAGGCGGTTACCGATATGGGCTTAAAGGGCGAACAGTCCGAGCTTGCGTTAAATACGCAAACCGCTATCGGTAAAGAGCTCCGCGATATGCGCGACTCGATTTCCGGCGTCAACATCGACGAAGAATTGGCGGACATTATTAAATTTCAGCACGGCTACAATGCGACGGCTCGTTTTGTCGCCGCAGTCAACGAGATGCTCGACACCGTGATTAACCGCCTCGGGGTCTAA
- a CDS encoding glycogen synthase, whose translation MSSKEKNISVWMVSREYAGFAEAGGVKNVVKSLAEAAAEYGCSVTVFLPRYGNNPEHLDNCICETAIRVGDITYTVRYFELFRKNIRFIFIDSGIFTEKRDIYTYCTEELDYFRKKLHRPDLKKGDGYIDSHEMNVLFQKAIYCYGLRRHTAPQVLHCHDAHTALLPAFISARFTGRRLFRHTRALITIHNAGDGYRQTLYSFEYAAHLTDLPRKVLEYGKIDYTVEPFLVGSAYAALTTVSPWYAQQLVSPEQSPYSYRFSQILAQKHIHITGITNGIDFAAYDPGNTDCSGLPFTFDIQQEHFEGKYACRAFLLDMLQKRACAEPMYGGIQQFGTMNTQESGKPLYLMYHGRLVRQKGVDVLLRAIPHILERSPTLRFIVMGQGNPELEAEAVELAAALPGKFVYCKGYNRKAARLITAAADFIVLPSLFEPCGLEDLIAQVYGTIPIANAQGGLQKIIDGKTGFLYTIPNGEEQNTGLHIRTLTEAVLKQAERFFTSDKTHLSEIPYFKDIILRAYTALHKKFSWKHIFAEQYLKIYFP comes from the coding sequence ATGAGCAGCAAAGAAAAGAACATATCGGTATGGATGGTCAGCCGCGAATATGCCGGTTTTGCAGAAGCCGGTGGTGTAAAAAATGTTGTAAAGTCATTAGCCGAGGCGGCCGCCGAATACGGATGTTCCGTTACGGTATTCTTACCCCGTTACGGTAACAACCCCGAACATCTTGATAACTGTATATGCGAAACTGCGATCCGTGTCGGCGATATAACGTATACGGTACGGTACTTTGAGCTTTTTAGGAAAAACATCCGTTTTATCTTTATCGATTCCGGTATTTTCACCGAAAAAAGAGATATTTATACATATTGTACCGAGGAACTCGACTATTTCAGAAAAAAACTGCATCGCCCCGATCTCAAAAAAGGGGACGGATACATAGACAGCCATGAAATGAACGTATTATTTCAAAAAGCAATCTATTGTTACGGATTACGGCGGCATACCGCTCCGCAGGTACTGCATTGCCATGATGCGCATACAGCTCTCCTTCCGGCATTTATCTCCGCCCGTTTTACGGGAAGACGCCTTTTCCGGCATACACGTGCGCTTATTACCATACATAATGCAGGCGACGGCTATCGGCAAACCCTTTATTCGTTTGAATATGCAGCTCATTTAACCGATCTTCCCCGGAAGGTATTGGAATACGGCAAAATCGATTATACCGTTGAACCGTTCCTTGTCGGCTCAGCTTATGCAGCTTTGACGACGGTTTCGCCGTGGTATGCACAACAGCTGGTTTCTCCAGAACAGTCGCCGTATTCCTACCGTTTTTCGCAAATACTCGCTCAAAAACATATTCATATTACCGGCATTACCAACGGCATCGATTTTGCGGCCTACGACCCCGGAAATACCGATTGTTCGGGACTTCCATTTACATTCGATATACAACAAGAACATTTTGAAGGGAAGTACGCCTGCCGTGCGTTTTTACTCGACATGCTGCAAAAAAGAGCTTGTGCGGAGCCCATGTACGGCGGCATACAGCAGTTCGGGACTATGAATACACAAGAAAGCGGCAAGCCCCTTTATCTGATGTACCACGGCCGGCTCGTTCGGCAAAAAGGAGTCGATGTGCTGCTAAGAGCAATCCCGCATATATTGGAACGTTCCCCTACCCTGCGGTTTATCGTAATGGGGCAAGGGAATCCCGAACTTGAAGCTGAAGCGGTTGAACTTGCCGCCGCGCTGCCCGGAAAATTCGTTTATTGTAAGGGATACAACCGAAAAGCAGCTCGCCTCATCACTGCGGCTGCCGACTTTATTGTTTTACCCAGCTTATTTGAACCCTGCGGTTTGGAAGATCTTATTGCGCAAGTTTACGGTACTATCCCGATTGCCAACGCCCAAGGAGGCTTACAAAAAATCATCGATGGAAAAACAGGCTTCCTATATACAATACCCAACGGCGAAGAACAAAACACCGGTCTCCATATCCGTACTTTGACGGAAGCCGTGCTGAAGCAAGCAGAACGTTTTTTTACGAGCGATAAGACGCATCTTAGCGAAATCCCGTATTTTAAAGATATAATTTTACGGGCATATACCGCACTCCATAAGAAATTTTCATGGAAACATATTTTTGCCGAGCAGTATCTTAAAATCTATTTTCCGTAG
- a CDS encoding chorismate mutase, with the protein MLFWKKLYAGRAAVCAQNTQEHIKTAVVSAYTRFLELNKLHEKDIVSLQFSVTSDITAANPATLLRSAGFASATVLFCSTEPNIDHSPRGIIRFLFYYYGKKKPEPVYLNGAEKLRPDLFNHTA; encoded by the coding sequence ATGCTCTTTTGGAAAAAATTATACGCCGGGCGAGCTGCCGTATGTGCCCAAAACACACAGGAACACATTAAAACAGCCGTCGTTTCCGCGTATACACGCTTTTTGGAACTCAATAAATTACATGAAAAAGATATCGTCTCCCTGCAATTTTCGGTTACATCCGACATAACGGCGGCAAATCCTGCAACCTTATTGCGCTCCGCCGGTTTTGCTTCTGCAACTGTGCTATTCTGCAGTACGGAACCGAATATAGACCATAGTCCTCGCGGCATCATCCGCTTCCTTTTTTACTACTATGGGAAAAAGAAACCCGAACCGGTTTACTTAAACGGAGCGGAAAAACTTCGGCCTGATCTGTTTAATCACACAGCATGA
- the fliW gene encoding flagellar assembly protein FliW, with protein MEIKTKALGTVTIEEDQIITLSEGFYGFKKYHRFALLDAKQKPFIWVQSLDDPQLAFIAIDPFIFRPDYELDIDDALLEPLGIESPSDVLVFALVTVPSDGSAITANLQGPLIINKKNKKAMQLVIGGEKWKTKHDIVAEMKRGGASC; from the coding sequence ATGGAAATAAAAACAAAGGCTTTGGGTACGGTTACGATTGAAGAGGATCAAATCATCACCCTGTCTGAAGGTTTTTACGGATTTAAGAAATATCACCGCTTTGCATTGCTCGATGCAAAGCAAAAGCCCTTTATCTGGGTTCAGTCGCTTGACGATCCGCAGCTTGCATTTATCGCCATCGATCCCTTTATCTTCCGTCCCGATTATGAGCTGGATATCGATGACGCGTTACTTGAGCCGCTCGGCATTGAATCGCCTTCCGACGTACTGGTATTTGCGTTGGTAACCGTTCCGTCGGACGGGTCGGCAATTACGGCCAATTTGCAGGGACCGCTTATCATCAATAAAAAGAATAAGAAAGCAATGCAGCTGGTTATCGGCGGGGAAAAATGGAAGACCAAGCATGATATTGTCGCCGAAATGAAACGCGGAGGTGCGTCATGCTAA